The Coccidioides posadasii str. Silveira chromosome 3, complete sequence genome contains a region encoding:
- a CDS encoding uncharacterized protein (EggNog:ENOG410PJEU~COG:S~BUSCO:888at33183) has protein sequence MTVITKARRYIELLDTARCNGNWHEVPDILRKISKHAPTEKALLLVAETELQIVNHVKKRSESTASSAAQDSEHLLGRISPVLSVIEEGADVTQNTFQAQVCLSWLHWELSEPESAASYLPQDLHNVVSLLSGNGEVLSPWTEVCIMKAGYLKGAALESLSGVQVAVEAMKPLAARVSIPTSNALLSPQYLFWSERLLAKTAGCTGKIVTAQGSQVTESTIEFALQSFRAWASHCEVKQGDPASTTDSSDASAKSGPKASTWRAYYDLLSHILQKRLPYIPSSEGPKQAQLVSEFRRVETICENALLRNAKFPKASSSNHEVELWVEQVVRNWQILCGPEWQDADFGEGGRDALSRNVLDILYRAATKTFHSTLILRRLFQVHSALAEFDLAMRALETYIHLVDTAKARAKQAGKPTKEIEDVNTFVRTLSDGILLVCCFGTYQRAEKAKQLTNLLERALTSEGDDKCPSPQLNGMSSPKHTELLPVTLAGAYRAIGIGLANWSRWTAETETRRDLQNSAISSLEASLAEELGQDMNPASIFALSLMLAETRDLGGAIDRVRLALSSADVMGHGLLNSDQISYTGERDLVPLWHLLALLLTAREEFETANHICEAVLDTVMAGDTHDGKTHAGERHQHEKYSHPSTDAGGKHNDTGSEDTELRKKESMLELRMTQLSLIEVLHGPEAAINHAEELLGHFGRVFANIGFLEPDQKQKAEHLAPPRSSGGVRSIRGSLFGRKRVQRDFDHEYGFGMDGSSPPRDRSVSDCSVDGSKPPIQVTDENMIGFKERPQTAMTRSSSLRHKDGRQPQKLHRREGSIGKAIRHRSLERHSKSLLHPHKPQPDPTAAKVQDVSTSPPYMQSPTAKHNGSVSARQSLPPVAHNTKYTKEPPPIGHRQQPPLQDIRLPTAGRHDIQAKTSTRFSKDHIQRQALGLLTKIWLFVAGLYRRAGLFEDALGSWNEAKQQAQRVEELVAKQESSAKAFADPGWGGAKSSDELWADVYAERGYISQAQSQPFEAMEQFEEALIYFPDHIRATVGLANLLLDIWEQKLPTEKPEVSSLPDVSSLSLSPLDVSLHGNGMAKGTSNPAPPPLDDKDSPEYLDRLAARDRAYGLLSALTKLGTAWDDSEAWFALARAYEHSGQIQKAKDVLWWCIDLEDRRPVRHWWNVGSGGYVL, from the exons ATGACG GTCATCACCAAAGCCCGTCGCTATATAGAGCTACTGGATACGGCAAGGTGCAATGGAAATTGGCATGAAGTCCCCGATATCCTTCGAAAGATATCGAAACATGCCCCTACGGAGAAGG CTCTACTCCTAGTGGCGGAAACCGAGTTGCAAATCGTTAACCATGTGAAAAAGCGATCTGAAAGTACCGCTTCTTCCGCTGCGCAGGATTCAGAACACCTCCTTGGACGGATATCCCCTGTGCTATCCGTAATAGAAGAAGGGGCGGATGTCACACAGAATACCTTTCAGGCCCAGGTGTGTCTTAGTTGGCTGCATTGGGAATTATCTGAACCGGAGTCAGCCGCCAGTTATCTGCCTCAGGATCTTCATAATGTCGTCAGTTTGCTCTCGGGAAACGGGGAGGTGTTGTCACCATGGACCGAAGTCTGTATTATGAAGGCTGGCTATTTGAAAG GTGCTGCCCTGGAATCATTGTCTGGCGTCCAAGTCGCGGTGGAAGCAATGAAACCCCTAGCCGCCCGAGTTTCCATTCCTACGTCGAATGCCCTGTTAAGCCCTCAATATCTGTTCTGGTCCGAGCGTCTTTTAGCAAAGACAGCAGGATGTACTGGGAAGATTGTTACAGCTCAGGGTTCGCAAGTGACGGAATCTACTATCGAGTTCGCATTGCAGTCGTTTCGTGCGTGGGCATCCCACTGTGAGGTGAAGCAAGGTGACCCGGCCTCAACGACAGATTCTAGTGATGCCTCCGCCAAGTCAGGCCCCAAGGCTTCAACATGGCGCGCATACTACGATCTCCTTTCCCACATCCTACAGAAAAGACTCCCTTATATCCCTTCCTCGGAAGGTCCAAAACAAGCCCAGCTTGTTTCCGAGTTTAGACGCGTGGAAACGATATGCGAGAATGCTCTGCTCAGAAACGCGAAATTTCCGAAAGCCAGTTCCTCAAATCATGAGGTTGAACTCTGGGTGGAGCAGGTTGTCCGGAATTGGCAGATCTTGTGCGGTCCGGAATGGCAAGACGCAGATTTCGGGGAAGGTGGACGGGACGCGTTATCTCGTAATGTGCTTGAT ATCCTTTACCGTGCAGCGACGAAGACGTTCCACTCAACCTTGATATTACGGCGCCTTTTCCAAGTGCACTCGGCATTGGCCGAATTCGACCTTGCTATGAGGGCCCTGGAAACATATATTCACCTTGTTGACACTGCCAAAGCTCGAGCGAAACAAGCTGGTAAACCGACTAAGGAAATTGAAGATGTGAATACCTTCGTCCGTACCTTGTCAGATGGGATCCTATTGGTGTGCTGTTTTGGTACCTACCAGAGAGCCGAAAAGGCTAAGCAGTTAACAAATCTACTCGAACGCGCCTTAACAAGTGAAGGCGATGATAAATGCCCCTCTCCACAACTGAACGGCATGAGCTCGCCCAAGCATACTGAATTATTACCGGTGACGCTCGCCGGCGCATACCGAGCTATTGGTATTGGATTGGCAAATTGGTCAAGATGGACTGCGGAAACGGAAACCCGACGTGACTTACAGAATTCAGCCATATCGTCGCTGGAGGCATCTTTGGCGGAGGAATTGGGCCAGGACATGAACCCGGCTTCTATCTTTGCATTGAGTTTGATGCTTGCAGAGACCAGAGATTTAGGTGGTGCAATTGATCGGGTACGACTTGCTCTAAGCTCCGCGGACGTGATGGGGCATGGGCTTCTGAATTCAGATCAAATATCATACACCGGCGAGAGAGACCTCGTTCCGTTATGGcatcttcttgctcttctcttAACCGCGCGCGAAGAGTTCGAAACCGCTAATCATATTTGTGAAGCGGTTCTTGATACGGTGATGGCAGGTGATACCCACGACGGAAAAACACACGCAGGCGAGCGACACCAGCACGAGAAATATTCTCATCCTTCAACGGATGCCGGCGGCAAGCACAACGACACAGGATCTGAAGATACAGAGCTCCGGAAGAAGGAAAGTATGCTTGAACTGCGAATGACTCAGCTCTCCCTGATTGAGGTTCTGCATGGACCTGAGGCTGCCATTAACCATGCCGAAGAACTGCTAGGACATTTTGGTCGCGTTTTCGCAAACATAGGTTTTTTGGAGCCAGATCAAAAGCAAAAAGCCGAGCACCTTGCCCCTCCGAGAAGTTCAGGTGGTGTTCGCAGTATTCGGGGTAGCCTTTTCGGTCGAAAAAGAGTCCAAAGGGATTTTGATCACGAATATGGCTTTGGTATGGATGGCAGCTCTCCGCCAAGGGATCGTTCCGTTTCTGATTGTTCGGTGGATGGTTCTAAGCCACCCATTCAAGTAACCGATGAAAACATGATTGGTTTTAAAGAAAGACCACAAACTGCCATGACTAGGTCGAGCTCTCTTCGTCACAAGGACGGCCGCCAACCACAAAAGTTACACCGGAGGGAAGGTAGTATCGGCAAGGCCATCCGCCATCGAAGCTTGGAAAGACATTCAAAATCACTACTCCATCCACATAAACCACAGCCAGATCCAACGGCAGCCAAGGTTCAGGACGTGTCAACTTCGCCTCCCTATATGCAATCGCCAACCGCCAAGCACAACGGTTCGGTGTCCGCGAGGCAGAGCTTGCCGCCCGTTGCTCACAACACGAAATACACCAAGGAGCCTCCTCCAATTGGCCACCGGCAACAGCCACCTCTTCAGGATATCCGGCTACCGACCGCTGGTCGTCATGATATTCAAGCGAAAACTTCAACGAGGTTTTCCAAGGACCACATTCAAAGGCAGGCGCTCGGTCTCCTTACTAAAATATGGCTTTTTGTGGCAGGTCTTTATAGGCGCGCTGGTTTATTTGAGGATGCTCTTGGGTCCTGGAATGAGGCTAAGCAGCAGGCGCAACGTGTTGAAGAGCTTGTTGCTAAACAAGAGTCATCCGCAAAAGCGTTTGCCGATCCAGGTTGGGGAGGAGCCAAGTCGTCTGATGAGCTCTGGGCGGATGTCTATGCTGAACGTGGATACATCTCTCAAGCCCAGTCTCAACCCTTTGAAGCTATGGAGCAATTTGAGGAGGCATTAATATACTTTCCGGATCATATCCGGGCGACAGTGGGACTGGCAAATCTCCTACTTGACATATGGGAGCAAAAGCTGCCCACTGAAAAGCCAGAGGTGTCGAGTCTACCTGATGTTTCCAGTCTCTCACTCTCACCCCTGGACGTTTCACTGCATGGAAACGGTATGGCGAAGGGAACATCTAATCCCGCTCCACCACCATTAGACGATAAGGATTCCCCGGAGTATCTCGACCGCCTTGCTGCGCGAGATCGAGCCTATGGTCTGTTGTCTGCGTTGACAAAGCTGGGAACTGCCTGGGATGATTCCGAGGCGTGGTTTGCCCTGGCGAGAGCTTACGAACATTCGGGCCAGATCCAAAAGGCCAAGGACGTCCTTTGGTGGTGTATCGATCTTGAAGACCGGCGACCAGTTCGACATTGGTGGAACGTTGGATCCGGTGGATACGTTCTGTAA
- a CDS encoding uncharacterized protein (EggNog:ENOG410PPNI~COG:C~BUSCO:15342at33183), giving the protein MSTITRTLRNLWRIGFKEYGHQMQYMGDTKAGTLVAIDRYGNKYYENNAELPLRTRWVDYKQKELDASHVEPGWHGWLAYMVNKPPTEDKIMQTGVRTWETPEHRPNLTLSRAAFKTYSTTKPKYSAWDPVAKPR; this is encoded by the exons ATGTCGACAATCACTCGTACACTCCGGAACCTCTGGAGAATAGGATTTAAG GAATATGGCCACCAAATGCAG TACATGG GCGATACGAAAGCCGGGACCCTAGTCGCCATCGACCGATACGGAAACAAGTACTATGAAAACAATGCCGAGTTACCAC TCCGAACACGATGGGTGGATTACAAGCAAAAGGAACTTGATGCCTCTCATGTCGAGCCCGGATG GCACGGATGGCTGGCTTACATGGTCAACAAACCGCCAACCGAAGACAAAATCATGCAGACAGGCGTGCGGACATGGGAAACCCCCGAACACAGACCGAACCTGACACTATCCCGCGCCGCATTCAAAACATATTCGAC GACCAAACCAAAGTACTCTGCTTGGGACCCGGTTGCGAAACCGAGATAG
- the PGS1 gene encoding CDP-diacylglycerol--glycerol-3-phosphate 3-phosphatidyltransferase (BUSCO:111022at4751~EggNog:ENOG410PHGG~COG:I~BUSCO:5619at33183), which yields MFSRIGGRCLPCCRRRALQVSVRVRKFTSNPGAAAAASANHAASTSPLGALTVELDRISPRFEIHASHIRIIESPESFYKTLKHKIRHAKRRIYLSTLYIGKTEHELITVISESLRQNPDLTVSILTDCLRGTRESPNPSCASLLASLVAEHGPDRVEIRMFHTPNLIGLRKRYVPRRINEGWGLQHMKLYGIDDEIILSGANLSSDYFTNRLDRYHLFSSKQLSDYYGRIHTAICNLSFLVIPSEKQKSGYTLEWPSGNTGQSPLERPEDFISSASAILPKLITPTTSTLSVSSFSEDKTYVYPVAQFTPLLKPDESTEFPAVISILGALSTNPALENSKWLFTAGYFNIHPALSSLLIASTSYSTSPHTQGVVLTASPWANGFYGSPGVSGMLPAGYTYLSARFLDRVAEAQKTNSIQLKEWRRGTVGEPGGWTYHAKGLWITLPNEKTPSLTFVGSSNYTKRSYSLDLEVGAVVVTTNEQLKQRLGEEAAWLQEDAKAVSREDFRKVERRVGWHVRLAMWIVNIVGGAM from the exons ATGTTTAGTCGCATTGGAGGCCGATGCCTCCCATGCTGTCGCCGGCGAGCTCTCCAGGTATCCGTCCGAGTCCGCAAATTCACATCCAACCCAGGTGCCGCCGCTGCTGCTTCTGCGAATCATGCTGCTTCTACATCCCCTCTCGGTGCTTTAACAGTTGAATTGGATCGAATTTCTCCGCGGTTCGAAATTCACGCGTCGCATATCAGGATTATCGAGTCTCCAGAGTCATTCTACAAAACCCTCAAG CATAAAATAAGACATGCGAAACGTCGAATCTACCTCTCTACTCTCTACATTGGCAAAACCGAACATGAACTCATAACTGTGATTAGCGAAAGTCTACGCCAAAACCCTGATCTTACGGTTTCCATCCTCACCGACTGCCTAAGAGGCACCCGCGAATCGCCCAATCCATCATGCGCTTCCCTCCTAGCTTCGCTAGTAGCCGAACATGGGCCTGATCGAGTTGAAATTAGAATGTTTCATACCCCCAATTTGATCGGCTTGAGAAAACGATACGTCCCAAGAAGAATTAATGAAGGATGGGGACTACAGCACATGAAACTATACGGCATTGATGATGAAATAATACTTTCTGG AGCAAACCTCTCCAGCGACTACTTCACAAACCGCCTGGATAGATATCATCTTTTCAGCTCGAAACAATTGTCTGATTATTATGGCCGTATACATACGGCTATTTGCAACTTGAGCTTTCTCGTAATTCCCAGTGAAAAGCAGAAATCTGGCTACACCTTGGAATGGCCATCGGGAAATACAGGCCAGTCTCCCCTGGAGCGCCCGGAGGACTTTATTTCCAGCGCTTCAGCAATACTTCCGAAATTGATAACCCCAACTACTTCCACACTTTCAGTCTCTTCGTTTTCAGAAGATAAGACCTACGTATATCCAGTCGCGCAGTTCACTCCTCTTCTGAAGCCAGACGAATCAACAGAGTTTCCCGCCGTCATCAGCATTCTTGGTGCTCTTTCTACCAACCCTGCGTTAGAAAACTCCAAGTGGCTTTTCACGGCTGGGTATTTTAACATCCACCCTGCTTTGTCCTCTCTTCTTATCGCCAGCACATCATATTCCACATCCCCACATACACAGGGCGTCGTGCTCACAGCCTCGCCTTGGGCCAATGGCTTCTATGGTTCTCCTGGGGTCTCAGGCATGTTGCCAGCAGGATACACGTACCTCTCAGCCCGATTTCTTGATCGTGTTGCAGAAGCACAAAAGACAAATTCAATCCAGTTAAAGGAATGGCGGCGCGGCACTGTAGGTGAACCAGGTGGCTGGACGTACCACGCAAAAGGCCTTTGGATCACGCTTCCAAACGAGAAAACTCCTAGCTTGACTTTTGTGGGAAGCAGCAACTATACGAAACGCAGCTACAGTCTTGATCTGGAGGTTGGCGCAGTGGTGGTGACGACGAATGAACAGTTGAAGCAAAGACTGGGAGAGGAGGCGGCGTGGCTTCAAGAGGATGCCAAGGCGGTATCTAGAGAGGATTTTAGAAAAGTAGAGAGACGTGTCGGGTGGCATGTAAGATTGGCAATGTGGATTGTTAACATTGTTGGTGGAGCGATGTGA
- a CDS encoding uncharacterized protein (BUSCO:411518at4751~EggNog:ENOG410PJ3J~COG:S~BUSCO:7297at33183) has product MPPKRGWIDKKTATTYQLFHRSQNDPLIHDPEADDRVLHQVSGPSHPPNGPRATRHLGDLEREFAQSGARKNEGEAANYGIFYDDSEYDYMQHLRELGKGGGEAHFIEASVRKGKGKTKKLEDALAESGLEGDFDGLSLRDASSTYGGDDMLSTAPSYVRKPTYQDQQDVPDAIAGFQPDMDPRLREVLEALDDEAFVDEEGEEDVFDALVEGGIDAEVDPDEWRDTYIEDDDEGWDSDATEKAPVQPMSSSTSHKKDDSKAYTTSQTESELPSHDAPIPDATNDDGDWLKNFAKYKKDMKSRPSPTDASENASELRTTASTLFTVGGTPIRKKKRKGALTNPSAYSMTSSSLARTEGLRLLDDRFERVEALYALNEGEEYEGSSMADDVSIMSGMSKYSQTPSMVSQSGNVPMREDFDSVMDEFLGGWQDRGKQAKRKGAKGKRGKNGNEVAGMRMLDEIRQGLGPAKVSGRV; this is encoded by the exons ATGCCTCCGAAGCGAGGATGGAT AGATAAGAAGACCGCGACAACATACCAGCTTTTTCACAGATCCCAGAATGATCCTTTGATCCACGACCCTGAGGCGGATGACCGTGTTCTCCACCAGGTCTCCGGACCATCCCACCCACCCAACGGTCCAAGAGCTACAAGACATTTAGGGGATTTGGAGAGGGAGTTTGCCCAGTCTGGAGCCCGTAAAAACGAAGGAGAGGCGGCGAACTACGGTATCTTCTACGATGATTCCGAGTATGATTACATGCAGCACCTTCGGGAATTGGGCAAGGGAGGTGGGGAGGCACATTTTATCGAAGCTTCAGTTAGGAAGGGCAAAGGCAAAACGAAGAAGCTGGAAGATGCACTAGCAGAGAGTGGCCTTGAAGGCGATTTCGATGGACTTTCTCTGAGGGACGCCTCTTCGACCTATGGTGGAGATGACATGCTGTCAACGGCTCCATCGTACGTTAGAAAACCCACCTATCAGGATCAACAAGATGTTCCCGATGCGATAGCCGGATTTCAACCAGATATGGATCCAAGGTTAAGAGAGGTTCTAGAGGCTCTTGACGATGAGGCGTTTGTAGACGAGGAAGGTGAAGAGGATGTATTTGATGCCCTTGTGGAAGGTGGAATCGATGCAGAGGTCGACCCGGACGAGTGGAGGGATACGTATattgaagatgatgatgaaggaTGGGACTCAGATGCTACAGAAAAGGCACCGGTCCAACCGATGTCATCCTCGACATCACACAAGAAGGACGACTCGAAAGCATATACCACTTCTCAAACGGAGTCTGAGCTCCCTTCGCACGACGCACCTATTCCGGACGCCACGAATGATGATGGAGATTGGCTTAAGAATTTCGCGAAATACAAAAAGGATATGAAATCCAGACCTTCGCCAACTGATGCTTCAGAAAATGCTTCCGAGCTTCGTACCACAGCCTCGACTTTGTTCACAGTTGGCGGAACGCCCATTCGGAAAAAGAAGCGCAAAGGCGCACTTACTAACCCATCCGCATACTCCATGACTTCATCCTCTCTTGCCCGTACTGAAGGTCTTCGGCTCCTGGACGATCGCTTCGAGAGGGTGGAGGCTTTATATGCGTTGAATGAAGGCGAGGAATATGAAGGCTCGAGTATGGCGGATGACGTGTCTATCATGAGTGGTATGTCCAAGTATTCGCAGACACCGAGCATGGTTTCGCAGAGCGGCAATGTTCCAATGAGGGAAGATTTCGATTCAGTGATGGACGAGTTCCTGGGCGGGTGGCAGGATCGCGGAAAGCAagcgaaaagaaaaggggcaAAGGGAAAGAGAGGAAAGAATGGCAATGAAGTCGCGGGCATGAGAATGTTAGATGAAATTCGGCAAGGACTTGGACCTGCGAAGGTTTCAGGGAGGGTTTGA